A stretch of Fusarium poae strain DAOMC 252244 chromosome 2, whole genome shotgun sequence DNA encodes these proteins:
- a CDS encoding hypothetical protein (TransMembrane:5 (o6-25i123-146o152-177i198-216o222-240i)), with protein sequence MKTVLWLVFWNLGLIALSICVLAGCRTSAEKNYALIQWPRSTIALIWGEECETATADIIPDWYKFGVCRVTDGHTSCESKFPPTFNLAQAVLRDLDEAESSDTLEKCKEAIDKPIDHKTPKKLGAIMVSFLITSIFISIFSIGIAVAEGSAWALWTTGILAIDMLLIFASLVLCVAMMNFEGGGYLAGVHAQEFSDRAMMGIALWMMLAMLIGRLLSNPWLIFLFIAILVTIIVVSLVLIRTRGFFYVVRTMATMD encoded by the exons ATGAAAACCGTCCTTTGGCTTGTTTTTTGGAACTTGG GCCTTATTGCCCTCTCAATATGTGTTCTAGCAGGGTGCAGGACATCGGCTGAGAAGAACTATGCTCTCATCCAGtggccaagatcaacaatAGCTCTCATATGGGGAGAAGAGTGCGAAACAGCCACGGCCGATATCATACCAGACTGGTACAAGTTTG GAGTATGCAGAGTCACTGATGGACATACATCATGCGAGAGCAAAttccctccaacattcaacctCGCCCAAGCCGTTCTCAGAGACCTTGACGAAGCCGAATCATCAGATACACTGGAAAAATGCAAAGAAGCCATCGACAAGCCTATCGATCACAAAACGCCCAAGAAACTTGGTGCAATCATGGTCTCGTTCCTTATCACGTCCATCTTTATCAGCATCTTCTCCATCGGCATAGCAGTCGCGGAAGGCAGTGCCTGGGCCCTGTGGACGACGGGTATACTGGCAATAGACATGCTGCTAATATTTGCGAGTCTTGTCCTTTGCGTCGCCATGATGAACTTTGAGGGAGGTGGATATCTTGCTGGTGTTCATGCGCAGGAGTTTTCGGACAGGGCAATGATGGGGATTGCTCTTTGGATGATGCTTGCCATGCTCATTGGACGACTATTGTCAAATCCCTGGTTAATCTTCCTTTTTATTGCGATTCTGGTCACCATTATTGTTGTTTCGCTAGTTCTCATTCGCACAAGGGGCTTCTTTTACGTCGTTCGCACGATGGCTACAATGGATTAG
- a CDS encoding hypothetical protein (SECRETED:SignalP(1-19)~CAZy:GH16), with translation MVYAWFIIYTYLLAAAVAATPPNYSGYKRVWHQGFEGQENTFPSTNTWHIIQRQKNFNNEVQAYVKSTSNLRKSGKNSLMLIPRKSNGRWTSARIESKYTLTPKAGKVTRVEAKLRLGGNSARSKQGIWPAFWLLGDSIRRGVEWPACGEIDILENINGEKIGYGAVHCDKSPGGICNEPGGIASNIDLPDSNFHTWRVQFDRRSSNYRSQTITWYRDGSVFHRVTGAQIGNSNTWKTLCQSPLFIIFNVAVGGDWPGWPNSNTKDGIGNHMEVAYVAHYVSK, from the exons atggTATATGCTTGGTTTATCATCTACACCTACTTGCTCGCCGCAGCAGTAGCAGCAACTCCCCCCAACTACAGCGGCTACAAACGTGTCTGGCACCAAGGCTTTGAGGGTCAAGAAAACACTTTCCCCAGCACAAACACATGGCACATTATCCAGCGTCAAAAGAACTTCAACAATGAAGTCCAAGCCTACGTCAAGAGCACCAGTAACTTGCGCAAGTCAGGCAAGAACTCCCTCATGTTGATCCCCCGAAAGTCCAATGGCAGATGGACCTCTGCTCGCATAGAGAGCAAGTACACTCTCACCCCCAAAGCTGGCAAAGTCACTCGAGTCGAAGCCAAACTGAGACTTGGCGGTAACTCTGCTAGGAGCAAGCAAGGGATCTGGCCTGCCTTTTGGCTCCTAGGTGACTCCATCCGTCGTGGTGTTGAGTGGCCTGCTTGTGGAGAGATTGATATTCTTGAAAACATCAACGGCGAAAAGATCGGCTATGGTGCTGTCCATTGTGACAAATCACCAGGAGGAATCTGCAATGAGCCTGGTGGTATTGCTTCCAACATTGATCTGCCCGATAGCAATTTCCACACGTGGCGCGTCCAATTTGATCGCCGAAGCAGCAACTACCGATCGCAAACCATTACCTGGTATCGTGATGGCAGCGTCTTTCATCGCGTTACAGGTGCGCAGATTGGAAATTCCAATACATGGAAGACCCTTTGCCAAAGTCCCTTGTTTATCATCTTCAACGTCGCCGTCGGTGGAGACTGG CCTGGCTGGCCCAACAGTAACACCAAAGATGGAATTGGAAACCATATGGAGGTCGCTTATGTGGCTCACTACGTCTCGAAGTAG
- a CDS encoding hypothetical protein (SECRETED:SignalP(1-20)~BUSCO:17479at5125) encodes MKLLSLSLAAGLIVNHGANAKPNQQNEPLFSYNANLLPLEKNVGTSDLFPMADCNGFKLEEATFTEMQNAMKAGKLTSVQLVTCYLIRTYQTEEYINSIMQINPDAFAIAAERDAERAKGKVRGPLHGIPFTVKDNIGTKDSLETTAGSWALLGSVVPRDAHVVKKLRDAGAVLFGKAALSEWADMRSNDYSEGYSARGGQVRSAYNFTVNPGGSSTGSAVGVGANAIAFSLGTETDGSVINPANRNALVGIKPTVGLTSRAGVIPESEHQDSVGTFARTVRDATFVLDAIYGIDSRDNYTSAQKDKTPKGGYAQYMSKKKALKGATFGLPWKSFWVHADEDMQSQLLELIDLIKSAGATIINGTEITNYETIVSPDGWNWDYGTTRGFPNESEYTYIKVDFYRNIETYLSEVTNTNVRNLKDIVEFNKKYDGTEGGYPYEDGKGHPAFASGQDGFLASLETNGERDETYWQALDFCQSSTRKGINDALSYKGKKLSGLLVPPQVAQAPQIAAQAGYPVITIPGGYSKESGMPFGLGIMQTAWAEAELIKWASAIEDLQHGADAPSKRRLPKWLGYLERNVPVPF; translated from the exons ATGAAGCTTCTCAGCTTGTCTCTGGCCGCTGGCCTCATTGTTAACCATGGCGCAAAcgccaaaccaaaccaacaGAACGAACCTCTCTTCTCATACAATGCCAACCTGCTGCCGCTCGAGAAGAATGTTGGAACCTCTGATCTCTTCCCTATGGCAGACTGCAATGGATTCAAGCTTGAAGAAGCGACATTCACTGAGATGCAGAACGCCATGAAAGCTGGGAAGCTTACTTCTGTTCAGCTCGTCACCTGCTACCTCATCCGGACGTACCAGACTGAGGAGTACATCAA CTCTATTATGCAGATCAATCCCGACGCTTTTGCAATCGCTGCTGAACGCGACGCCGAGCGAGCAAAGGGCAAAGTTCGAGGACCCCTCCACGGTATTCCATTCACTGTCAAGGACAACATCGGAACCAAAGATAGTCTCGAAACCACAGCGGGAAGCTGGGCACTTCTTGGAAGCGTTGTCCCCCGCGATGCCCACGTCGtaaagaagcttcgtgacgCAGGCGCCGTACTCTTTGGCAAAGCTGCCCTGAGCGAATGGGCTGACATGCGCAGCAACGACTACTCAGAAGGCTACTCTGCCCGCGGTGGCCAGGTTCGCAGCGCCTATAACTTTACCGTCAATCCTGGCGGCAGTTCTACAGGTAGCGCAGTCGGTGTTGGAGCCAATGCTATTGCCTTTTCCCTTGGTACTGAGACTGACGGCAGTG TCATCAACCCCGCCAACCGCAATGCCCTCGTGGGAATCAAGCCTACTGTTGGCCTGACATCCCGTGCTGGCGTCATTCCTGAGAGTGAACACCAGGACTCCGTTGGAACCTTTGCGCGTACTGTAAGGGATGCTACCTTTGTTCTCGATGCTATTTACGGTATCGACAGTCGCGATAATTACACCTCTGCGCAAAAGGACAAAACACCCAAGGGTGGCTATGCGCAGTACAtgtccaagaagaaggctctCAAAGGGGCTACCTTTGGCCTTCCCTGGAAGAGCTTCTGGGTTCATGCTGATGAGGACATGCAGTCTCAGCTTCTGGAGCTTATTGACTTGATCAAATCTGCTGGTGCGACTATCATCAATGGTACCGAGATTACCAATTATGAGACTATTGTCAGCCCTGATGGGTGGAATTGGGACTACGGTACCACGCGAGGATTCCCCAATGAATCGGAGTATACCTACATCAAGGTTGACTTTTACCGCAACATTGAAACCTACCTGAGTGAGGTCACGAATACCAACGTCCGCAACCTCAAGGACATTGTTGA GTTTAACAAGAAGTATGACGGAACTGAGGGCGGTTATCCCTACGAGGACGGCAAAGGCCATCCTGCTTTTGCCTCCGGACAAGATGGTTTCCTTGCCTCGCTCGAAACCAATGGTGAACGAGACGAAACTTATTGGCAGGCCCTCGATTTCTGTCAATCGTCAACCCGCAAGGGTATCAACGACGCCCTTTCGTACAAGGGCAAAAAGCTCTCTGGTCTTCTCGTACCTCCTCAAGTCGCCCAAGCTCCTCAGATCGCCGCCCAGGCTGGTTACCCAGTGATTACAATCCCTGGCGGGTACTCGAAAGAATCTGGTATGCCTTTCGGCCTGGGCATTATGCAAACAGCTTGGGCCGAGGCAGAGCTTATCAAGTGGGCTAGTGCTATCGAGGACCTACAACACGGCGCTGATGCTCCGTCGAAGCGTCGTCTGCCCAAGTGGCTTGGTTATCTTGAGCGTAATGTCCCGGTACCTTTTTAA
- a CDS encoding hypothetical protein (TransMembrane:7 (o32-53i65-86o114-135i147-169o204-223i235-255o267-290i)) encodes MPDPKVTKAFEDGRVPKGITADYLNETRDASAIAGIIFVTVLTSIIVLGRLASRAFLMRRFGFDDALTLISWMCLVAFVGLCIELIQLGSGRHFAYIQYVLDMPTVKDTEVLDFIAHIIYTTALLLCRMSGLAFYHRLCAVHDRLRLAIWVVFGILIAGYIPQLLLIIFHCTPVTGLWPYEWQPGFEDYTCLQWGLVYSVNSSVSLICDFLLFGIPIVMLRVLEMPKKRKVQLGCILLPGISVIAISIARLVLVIEGQWNMDMSWAYNPMLVIEVSEIGATLIALSVPGFKPLFDKVVLRRDITEGDSTGKTKSAKLKSSKGGTALRSLNFRPEHDVLTSRDTSAEGAKVHRMSNTAADNRSENSADGILVQVDFRIKEDTQDANSSSDAERAWK; translated from the exons ATGCCGGACCCCAAAGTAACAAAGGCCTTTGAAGACGGCAGAGTTCCCAAGGGCATTACAGCAGATTATCTCAACGAGACAAGAGATGCATCGGCCATAGCGGGTATTATATTTGTTACAGTTCTGACCAGTATTATTGTCCTGGGTCGCCTTGCTTCGCGAGCGTTTTTGATGCGCCGCTTTGGCTTTGACGATGCTTTGACGTTGATATCATGG ATGTGCTTGGTTGCATTCGTCGGACTTTGCATCGAACTCATCCAGCTGGGTTCCGGACGACACTTTGCCTACATCCAATATGTTCTCGACATGCCGACTGTCAAAGACACCGAAGTCCTCGATTTTATAGCTCACATTATATACACCACGGCACTTTTACTTTGTCGCATGTCCGGTCTTGCATTCTACCATCGTCTATGCGCCGTCCATGATCGTCTCCGACTAGCCATCTGGGTTGTCTTTGGCATTCTTATAGCTGGATATATCCCTCAGCTGTTGCTTATCATCTTCCATTGTACTCCTGTCACAGGACTATGGCCTTATGAGTGGCAGCCTGGCTTTGAGGATTACACGTGTTTGCAATGGGGACTGGTATACAGCGTCAATTCATCAGTGTCGCTTATATGCGACTTTTTGTTGTTCGGTATCCCGATCGTGATGCTCCGGGTGTTGGAGAtgccgaagaagagaaaggtaCAACTGGGATGTATTTTGTTACCTGGCATCTC TGTCATTGCCATCTCCATTGCACGCCTGGTGCTAGTTATTGAAGGACAATGGAACATGGATATGTCATGGGCCT ATAATCCTATGCTAGTGATCGAAGTCAGTGAAATCGGCGCAACGCTCATCGCCCTCTCGGTGCCGGGGTTCAAGCCTCTGTTTGACAAGGTTGTCCTACGGCGAGACATTACCGAGGGCGACAGCACGGGTAAAACGAAATCAGCAAAGCTGAAGAGTTCCAAGGGAGGCACAGCGCTGCGATCACTCAATTTCCGACCCGAGCACGACGTTCTAACGAGTCGTGACACTTCAGCTGAGGGAGCCAAGGTGCACCGAATGAGTAATACAGCAGCAGATAACAGGAGTGAGAATAGTGCAGATGGAATTTTGGTACAAGTGGATTTCAGAATAAAGGAGGATACACAGGATGCGAATAGTTCGAGTGATGCAGAAAGAGCATGGAAATGA